The proteins below are encoded in one region of Kiritimatiellia bacterium:
- a CDS encoding PAS domain S-box protein, producing the protein MGPTASTPNDRVPAEFHFDLANRISELAMRCASTSSLGRAIHQLLTEFIPAVNVYIAVYDASESLIRFPYWMDRFDPPPGIKTPNVGLTEYVLRKGVALFADAERLEELERLGDCRVLGTRPRYWVGIPLIRRGETFGVFAVQAYDGDPALEPRHADLLVHLAPTLSMAIFAQQIGYRRDRRDALLRAAADISLYFLRDIAWASHAKEALSLVGRAADVSRSYLFRVEKMADGRFLADQLFEWTAEGIHPEIDNPLLQRLDLAAAGFQRWIDYLVKGDPISGPVAQMPLTEQPLLRSQGILSLHIAPIHVDGEWWGFLGFDDCVMPRAWSIAERESLRLVATVFAQAILRERVYEQFELQRAALGAVANGVLITDPTGGILWVNDALCRLTGYTADEMVGRTPALFNSGRHPPEFFRKMWETIGRGMVWEGEITNRKKDGSLCTEEMTITPMRDATGKIRNYIAIKQDITERKIFQQHLAQIQKMESLGRLAGGIAHDFNNLLQAITGFSSMLLTNLSHDDPRREDVLEILQAAHLATDLTRQLLMFGRRSPPSWDRIQLNETIQSGLKMLRRLIRENISIETDLDPDLPLILGDSGQIAQILVNLCVNAGDAMPEGGRLRLSTRKTVFPMDAAAAGSVEEGQPAALLEVSDTGVGIAPEVMEKIFEPFFTTKEPGHGIGLGLSVVYGIVRQHHGHIEVKSRLHEGSVFRIYFPAAPADPQGQQEDGTAKRNESVEPAGGRGEHILVVEDEPGVGQFCLRILSSNRYRVTLARTAAEARACFYRSNSTFDLFFSDVVLPDGSGVDLAREFRQVRPALKVLLSSGYANQQETWMRQRERFDGFLPKPYHPFALLREIRAALDAAPQS; encoded by the coding sequence ATGGGCCCGACTGCATCGACGCCCAACGACCGAGTGCCGGCCGAATTTCATTTCGATCTGGCCAACCGGATCAGCGAGCTCGCGATGCGATGCGCATCAACCTCTTCTCTGGGTCGTGCGATCCATCAGTTGCTGACCGAATTTATACCCGCGGTCAATGTGTATATCGCGGTCTACGACGCCAGTGAATCGCTGATTCGATTCCCCTACTGGATGGACCGCTTTGACCCACCGCCCGGAATCAAAACGCCAAACGTCGGCCTAACCGAGTATGTGCTGCGGAAGGGGGTGGCTCTGTTTGCAGATGCCGAGCGTCTTGAAGAACTTGAACGGCTGGGGGATTGTCGCGTGCTGGGTACGCGCCCCCGTTATTGGGTCGGCATTCCTCTGATTCGTCGGGGCGAGACCTTTGGCGTGTTTGCCGTTCAAGCCTACGACGGTGATCCAGCGCTCGAACCGCGTCATGCAGACCTTCTCGTGCATCTGGCGCCAACACTGTCGATGGCGATATTCGCCCAACAAATCGGTTATCGTCGAGACCGTCGTGACGCGCTGCTCCGGGCGGCGGCGGACATCAGCCTCTATTTTCTGCGCGACATAGCTTGGGCAAGCCATGCGAAAGAGGCGCTGAGCCTCGTGGGTCGTGCGGCCGACGTCAGCCGGTCCTACCTCTTTCGGGTTGAGAAAATGGCGGATGGCCGGTTCCTTGCAGATCAGCTCTTCGAATGGACTGCCGAGGGAATTCATCCCGAGATCGACAACCCCCTCTTGCAACGACTTGATCTGGCGGCTGCGGGATTTCAGAGATGGATCGATTACCTCGTGAAGGGCGACCCGATCAGCGGGCCCGTGGCGCAGATGCCCTTGACGGAGCAGCCGCTGCTTCGATCCCAGGGCATTTTGTCGCTGCATATCGCACCCATCCATGTCGATGGGGAATGGTGGGGGTTTCTCGGTTTTGATGATTGCGTCATGCCGCGCGCGTGGTCGATTGCCGAGCGGGAGTCGCTCCGGCTCGTTGCGACGGTTTTTGCTCAGGCCATACTTCGGGAGCGGGTCTATGAACAATTCGAATTACAACGAGCCGCGCTGGGGGCGGTGGCCAACGGTGTTCTCATCACGGACCCGACCGGGGGCATTTTGTGGGTGAACGACGCGCTATGTCGCCTGACCGGATATACGGCCGACGAGATGGTCGGTAGGACGCCCGCGCTCTTCAACTCGGGCAGGCACCCTCCCGAATTCTTTCGCAAGATGTGGGAGACTATCGGTCGCGGAATGGTCTGGGAGGGCGAGATCACGAACCGCAAAAAGGATGGGTCCCTGTGCACGGAGGAAATGACCATCACTCCGATGCGCGACGCGACCGGCAAAATTCGGAACTACATCGCGATCAAACAGGACATTACCGAGCGCAAAATCTTCCAGCAGCATCTCGCGCAAATCCAAAAAATGGAGAGCCTTGGCCGTCTCGCCGGCGGTATTGCTCATGATTTCAACAATCTTCTTCAGGCCATCACGGGCTTCAGCTCCATGTTGCTGACGAACCTCAGTCACGATGATCCAAGGCGTGAGGACGTGCTCGAGATTCTGCAGGCCGCCCACCTGGCGACGGACCTGACCCGTCAGCTGCTGATGTTTGGACGGAGGAGCCCTCCCTCTTGGGACCGGATTCAGTTGAACGAAACCATCCAATCGGGCCTGAAAATGTTGCGCCGCCTGATCCGGGAGAACATCTCCATCGAAACCGACCTGGATCCCGATCTTCCGCTGATTTTGGGAGACTCCGGCCAGATCGCGCAAATTCTGGTGAATCTTTGCGTGAATGCCGGCGACGCAATGCCCGAAGGCGGCCGTTTGCGGTTGTCGACGCGAAAGACGGTTTTCCCGATGGATGCGGCGGCCGCCGGAAGCGTGGAGGAAGGGCAACCGGCGGCACTTCTCGAAGTTTCGGACACGGGGGTGGGCATCGCGCCCGAAGTCATGGAAAAAATTTTCGAGCCCTTCTTCACAACGAAGGAGCCCGGACATGGGATCGGGCTTGGCCTGTCCGTCGTTTACGGAATCGTCCGCCAGCACCATGGACATATCGAGGTCAAAAGTCGGCTTCACGAGGGGTCGGTCTTTCGCATTTATTTCCCCGCGGCGCCGGCTGATCCTCAGGGGCAGCAAGAGGACGGAACGGCAAAACGCAACGAGTCGGTTGAGCCGGCGGGCGGACGCGGCGAGCACATCCTTGTTGTGGAGGACGAGCCGGGTGTCGGGCAATTTTGTCTTCGCATTCTGAGTTCAAACCGTTATCGCGTCACCCTCGCGAGGACCGCCGCAGAGGCGCGCGCCTGTTTTTACCGATCGAATTCCACGTTTGATTTGTTCTTCAGCGATGTCGTCCTGCCCGATGGTAGCGGCGTGGATCTGGCGAGGGAGTTTCGGCAAGTGCGCCCCGCCCTCAAAGTGCTGCTTTCCAGCGGCTATGCGAACCAGCAGGAGACATGGATGCGTCAACGCGAACGTTTTGATGGGTTTTTGCCCAAGCCCTATCACCCGTTTGCGCTTCTCCGCGAAATTCGCGCAGCGCTTGACGCCGCACCGCAATCATGA
- a CDS encoding PAS domain S-box protein: protein MTWITSHLDLIYFLYGASFALLAALSGAAQEANRPSSVRLPWFWLSFFASVHAVHEWLVMVNFSLDSRALRFLGLFFLGSSYALLFEFGRRGAGKAGFAWRVYAPAASVVTCGIAPTFVALETADGAARFFIGFPASLLSAYAMIRMASEGSPASGTRSLRMAACAFAVYAIAAGATPPPSAFLPARVWNTAAWASLLGFPVELLRAACALTLAAAIWKLSLNPASQGIIASERRFNLSLHATLASVAALSVLTVLSAFMVDRLSASQIRDEMIQKIRAVAALLDQSMLEAVVRESPAETNPLIRSLERELTLAKQAFPDIEQIYLYTLQDGKFVFYASSESNRPETRVRPGEIFEGDVFPEDYEIFENGVPYTIGPFQDRWGRWVSALAPALIDPKADPPVRMVAGLDMPANVFEREIGRWRLVALGIGALVISLLLDLFLRHQRLWWFAQKMAEAERSQRALSEELERRVAERTGQLADANQALMLEMARYRELENKYRSLTERLPAITFRVDLIPRPVTTYVSPRLQDILGYSPAEWLADPDMWKRVLHPEDRDRVLAALKEADQRGTSFSIDFRMAAASGNYRHLRAIMTYEHHVDGKPAVVNGAMIDLTEEVEREARLREAGERYRQLFERSPIGIFHYDLNLRITDANQRFASLVGLTRESLAGADLHSLIGSEELNQALATALRGGESYMEIAGGFVGAPADIWLGIRTLPLVGAKHAVTGGVAIVEDLSDRRRAEEERMRTQKLESLAVMAGGIAHDFNNILTSILGNLSLIRAILPSQTPFEEMLHDAERAALRARDLTRQLLAFTKGGAPQKALHNVPGLIREAADFSLRGSASRCVFEFAADTWNAELDAGQFSQVIQNLVINADQAMPHGGTITVRTSNRMLQAGEVADLPGGAYVQIEVSDTGVGIPERIRNRIFDPYFTTKAQGTGLGLTICYSIVRKHGGHISVSSVEGKGSTFTVLLPAAPDRRPDKSEELDSLPDSVIRGRVLVMDDEKSILAFARRTLEMQGFEVITAENGDEAIRLVDSERRAGRVIDIAILDMTIPGGMGGKETIGPLRDANPDLPVVASSGYTAELHHEEFERYGFSASLSKPYRAQELVQTVHRLLLQRRMKQTISPRGEPANSPLLGSSS, encoded by the coding sequence ATGACATGGATCACCAGCCACCTTGACCTGATTTACTTTCTATATGGGGCCTCGTTCGCTCTGCTTGCGGCCCTTTCAGGAGCGGCGCAGGAGGCCAATCGACCGTCATCGGTTCGTTTGCCCTGGTTTTGGTTGAGTTTTTTTGCCTCTGTGCACGCGGTGCACGAGTGGCTCGTGATGGTCAACTTTTCGCTCGATTCCAGAGCGCTAAGGTTTTTGGGGCTCTTTTTCCTGGGTTCATCGTACGCCCTGCTGTTTGAATTTGGCCGCCGCGGGGCGGGGAAAGCGGGGTTTGCATGGCGAGTCTACGCGCCCGCTGCTTCCGTAGTGACTTGTGGAATCGCACCGACTTTCGTGGCTCTCGAAACGGCGGATGGCGCCGCCCGATTCTTCATCGGCTTTCCCGCGTCGCTGCTTTCCGCCTACGCGATGATCCGAATGGCCAGCGAGGGGTCGCCAGCCTCCGGTACCCGCTCGCTCCGGATGGCCGCTTGTGCGTTTGCCGTGTATGCCATTGCCGCTGGCGCGACCCCCCCGCCTTCGGCATTTCTTCCCGCGCGGGTCTGGAACACCGCGGCTTGGGCGTCGCTTCTGGGATTTCCGGTCGAACTGCTGAGAGCCGCCTGTGCTCTGACCCTTGCCGCGGCCATCTGGAAATTGTCACTGAACCCCGCCTCGCAAGGAATCATCGCCTCTGAACGCCGGTTCAATTTGTCATTACACGCAACTCTGGCCAGCGTCGCAGCTCTTTCTGTTCTGACAGTTTTGTCGGCATTCATGGTCGACCGCTTGTCGGCGTCGCAGATTCGGGACGAGATGATTCAAAAAATTCGCGCTGTGGCCGCGCTTTTGGATCAATCCATGCTCGAAGCGGTTGTGCGAGAATCTCCAGCCGAAACCAACCCCCTCATTCGGTCGCTGGAGAGGGAATTGACGCTGGCCAAACAGGCCTTTCCCGACATCGAACAAATTTACCTCTACACTCTTCAGGACGGTAAATTTGTTTTCTATGCCTCGTCCGAATCGAATCGGCCCGAGACGCGAGTCCGGCCCGGCGAAATTTTCGAAGGGGATGTTTTTCCCGAGGATTATGAAATCTTCGAAAACGGGGTGCCCTATACGATAGGACCGTTTCAGGACCGATGGGGCCGCTGGGTCAGCGCGCTTGCCCCTGCGCTGATCGACCCGAAAGCCGATCCGCCCGTGCGCATGGTTGCCGGACTCGACATGCCGGCTAATGTCTTCGAACGTGAAATTGGCCGCTGGCGGCTGGTGGCGCTGGGCATCGGCGCCTTGGTCATCTCGCTGTTGCTGGATCTCTTCTTGAGGCATCAGCGTCTTTGGTGGTTTGCGCAAAAGATGGCCGAAGCTGAGCGCTCACAGCGGGCGCTCAGCGAAGAGCTGGAGCGCCGGGTCGCTGAGCGCACCGGCCAGCTTGCGGACGCCAACCAGGCCCTCATGCTCGAAATGGCGCGCTATCGCGAACTGGAGAACAAATATCGCTCCCTGACCGAACGACTGCCGGCTATTACATTTCGTGTCGATCTCATTCCGCGTCCGGTTACGACGTATGTTAGCCCCAGGCTTCAGGATATTTTGGGATACAGCCCCGCAGAATGGCTCGCCGATCCGGACATGTGGAAAAGGGTCTTACATCCGGAGGACCGCGATCGCGTCCTGGCCGCTCTAAAGGAAGCCGACCAACGCGGCACTTCCTTCAGCATTGATTTCCGCATGGCAGCCGCTTCGGGCAATTACCGCCATCTCCGCGCCATCATGACCTATGAACACCACGTGGATGGAAAGCCGGCCGTGGTTAATGGCGCGATGATCGATCTTACCGAGGAAGTAGAGCGCGAAGCGCGACTGCGGGAAGCCGGCGAGCGGTATCGCCAGTTGTTCGAACGTTCGCCCATCGGCATTTTTCATTATGATCTGAATTTGCGGATCACGGATGCGAATCAACGGTTCGCTTCATTGGTGGGTTTGACACGGGAGAGTCTGGCGGGAGCCGACCTTCACTCCCTCATCGGTTCAGAGGAACTCAACCAAGCCCTGGCGACCGCGCTTCGAGGCGGAGAAAGCTATATGGAGATTGCCGGCGGATTTGTGGGGGCGCCGGCGGACATCTGGCTGGGCATACGAACTCTGCCTCTGGTCGGCGCCAAGCACGCCGTTACAGGGGGCGTCGCGATTGTGGAGGATTTGAGCGATCGGCGACGAGCGGAGGAGGAACGAATGCGCACGCAAAAACTCGAATCTCTGGCCGTCATGGCTGGCGGTATCGCGCATGATTTCAACAACATTCTCACTTCGATCTTGGGCAATCTTTCCCTAATTCGAGCCATTCTGCCCTCGCAAACGCCCTTCGAGGAAATGCTCCATGACGCTGAGCGCGCCGCCCTCCGCGCACGCGACCTGACCCGGCAGCTTTTAGCCTTCACGAAGGGCGGCGCGCCGCAGAAAGCGCTTCACAATGTGCCGGGGCTGATCCGAGAAGCTGCCGACTTCTCACTGCGCGGCTCAGCAAGCCGGTGTGTCTTTGAGTTTGCAGCCGACACATGGAACGCCGAACTGGATGCCGGCCAGTTCAGCCAGGTCATCCAAAACCTCGTCATCAACGCCGATCAAGCGATGCCCCACGGGGGGACGATTACGGTGCGCACCTCTAATCGAATGCTGCAGGCCGGCGAGGTGGCGGACCTGCCGGGTGGCGCGTACGTCCAGATTGAGGTATCGGATACGGGAGTGGGGATCCCAGAACGAATCCGGAACCGCATTTTTGATCCATACTTTACAACCAAAGCTCAGGGAACCGGCCTGGGTCTCACGATCTGTTATTCGATCGTGCGCAAACACGGCGGACACATTTCGGTCTCCTCCGTGGAAGGAAAAGGATCCACTTTCACGGTCCTTCTTCCCGCGGCTCCGGATCGCCGTCCTGACAAGTCCGAGGAATTGGATTCGCTGCCCGATTCCGTCATCCGCGGCCGCGTGCTGGTCATGGATGATGAGAAGTCAATCCTGGCGTTCGCGCGAAGAACCCTGGAAATGCAGGGATTCGAGGTCATTACAGCCGAAAACGGGGATGAAGCCATTCGGCTGGTTGATTCTGAACGGCGAGCCGGCCGCGTAATCGACATTGCGATTCTCGATATGACGATTCCCGGCGGCATGGGCGGCAAAGAGACCATCGGACCTCTGCGGGATGCGAATCCGGACCTCCCCGTGGTGGCGTCCAGTGGTTACACCGCCGAACTCCATCACGAAGAATTTGAGCGGTACGGATTCTCCGCCTCACTGTCCAAGCCGTACCGTGCCCAGGAACTAGTCCAGACCGTTCATCGCCTGCTTCTCCAGCGCCGCATGAAGCAGACGATTTCGCCGCGGGGGGAACCGGCTAATTCTCCTCTCTTGGGAAGCTCCTCATGA